A stretch of Rhizobium glycinendophyticum DNA encodes these proteins:
- a CDS encoding bifunctional diguanylate cyclase/phosphodiesterase: MANDISPPRQARQVVMAAISVLAILAAIAALSANVVITMRDAANSIDENRSLDAVASAVSSIKKRMSVTVRDNAIWDDAYAAVGSAETQAWIDDNWGTTSEDYPLYDGVVVLDPKGRQVSAYLKGKAFDALKAFGPNFADQASDASSHPSTNAHVGFFALSGEITMASTLAIQPYYGKPPTPLYTLTFFKTLTPDYIGTIADDFQVKGLTLGKDRLAGQLDFALLATDGAELGHLNWPKLEPGTAVYSRVFPQLVILAILFAIFVMLVIFHSRLELRRESARAAKATREATHDQLTGLLNRAGFIHAITHAPAGSIVHLIDLDGFKAVNDAWGHAVGDQLIRLVGQTLGAVHERVFAIARMGGDEFALIHPDEVDAEAVGSRIVHLLKQPFAIEGRTVEVGASVGFTALTADQPALEVVRRADVALYHAKESGRGQTSAYCLELDLERENMADAERRLKAAIGNDEIGVVFQPLTAAASGKIIGVEALARWSPPTGPVSPEVFIPLAERSGLIDQLSHKVFQTALQAVRDWPELDLSLNVSPLQLCNPNFADEIKHLLTSQNFDPHRLILEVTEGVFISKPDRAQRSITALHAIGVRFAMDDFGTGHASIGTLRQFGFDKVKIDRSLISGGNDAILRATIQLAAALDIPVTAEGIETDEQAHFARDAGCELLQGYLIGKPMSLAMLKERLEPPPPAVKRA; the protein is encoded by the coding sequence ATGGCAAATGATATTTCGCCGCCCCGTCAGGCGCGCCAGGTCGTAATGGCGGCGATCAGCGTGCTGGCAATTCTGGCCGCAATCGCGGCGCTGTCGGCCAATGTCGTCATCACCATGCGCGATGCCGCCAACAGCATTGATGAAAACCGCTCGCTCGATGCCGTCGCCTCCGCCGTCTCGTCGATCAAGAAGCGCATGTCCGTCACGGTGCGGGACAACGCGATCTGGGACGATGCCTATGCGGCGGTCGGCTCTGCGGAAACGCAGGCCTGGATCGATGATAACTGGGGCACGACCAGCGAGGATTATCCGCTTTACGATGGGGTCGTGGTCCTCGATCCCAAGGGCCGGCAGGTCTCGGCCTATCTGAAGGGCAAGGCCTTCGATGCCCTCAAGGCATTCGGCCCGAATTTCGCCGATCAGGCGAGCGACGCCTCCAGCCATCCCTCGACCAATGCTCATGTCGGCTTTTTTGCTTTGTCCGGCGAGATCACCATGGCCTCGACGCTGGCAATCCAGCCCTATTATGGCAAGCCGCCAACCCCGCTCTACACCCTCACCTTCTTCAAGACGCTGACGCCGGATTATATCGGCACCATCGCGGATGATTTTCAGGTGAAGGGTCTGACACTCGGAAAGGATCGGCTGGCAGGCCAGCTCGATTTTGCGCTCCTCGCCACGGATGGCGCGGAACTGGGCCATCTCAACTGGCCGAAACTCGAGCCGGGCACGGCGGTCTATAGCCGCGTCTTTCCGCAGCTCGTCATCCTCGCCATTCTCTTTGCCATCTTCGTGATGCTGGTGATCTTTCACTCACGCCTGGAATTGCGCCGGGAAAGCGCGCGCGCCGCGAAAGCAACCCGCGAGGCGACCCACGACCAACTGACGGGCCTGCTCAACCGCGCCGGCTTCATCCACGCGATCACGCACGCGCCGGCAGGCAGCATCGTGCACCTGATCGATCTCGATGGCTTCAAGGCCGTCAACGATGCCTGGGGCCATGCCGTCGGCGATCAACTCATTCGCCTGGTCGGCCAGACGCTCGGCGCCGTGCACGAACGGGTCTTTGCCATTGCCCGCATGGGCGGCGACGAATTCGCGCTCATCCATCCGGACGAGGTCGATGCCGAGGCCGTTGGAAGCCGCATTGTCCATCTGCTGAAGCAGCCCTTCGCGATTGAAGGCCGCACGGTCGAGGTGGGCGCCAGTGTCGGCTTCACCGCTCTCACGGCAGACCAGCCGGCGCTGGAAGTCGTGCGCCGCGCCGATGTGGCCCTCTATCATGCCAAAGAAAGCGGCCGTGGCCAGACCTCAGCCTATTGCCTCGAACTCGATCTCGAACGGGAAAACATGGCGGATGCGGAGCGGCGCCTGAAGGCCGCCATCGGCAATGACGAGATCGGCGTCGTCTTCCAGCCGCTGACCGCGGCTGCCTCGGGCAAGATCATCGGCGTCGAGGCTCTCGCCCGCTGGAGCCCGCCGACCGGCCCCGTGAGCCCCGAGGTGTTCATTCCGCTCGCCGAACGCTCGGGCCTCATCGATCAGTTGTCGCACAAGGTCTTTCAGACGGCGCTACAGGCGGTGCGCGACTGGCCGGAGCTCGATCTTTCGCTCAACGTCTCGCCCTTGCAGCTCTGCAACCCCAATTTCGCCGACGAGATCAAGCATCTCCTGACGAGCCAGAACTTCGATCCCCACCGCCTCATCCTCGAGGTCACCGAAGGCGTGTTCATTTCGAAGCCCGACAGGGCACAGCGCTCGATCACCGCGCTGCATGCGATCGGCGTGCGCTTCGCCATGGACGATTTCGGCACCGGCCATGCCAGCATCGGCACGCTCCGACAGTTCGGCTTCGACAAGGTCAAGATCGACCGCTCGCTGATCTCGGGCGGCAATGACGCCATCCTCCGGGCCACCATCCAGCTTGCCGCAGCCCTGGACATTCCTGTCACCGCCGAAGGTATCGAGACAGATGAGCAGGCCCATTTCGCCCGCGATGCCGGTTGCGAACTGCTGCAGGGTTATCTGATCGGCAAACCCATGTCGCTTGCCATGTTGAAGGAACGGCTGGAGCCACCGCCTCCCGCAGTGAAACGCGCCTGA
- a CDS encoding acyltransferase family protein produces the protein MQTQRLDGLDIAKGIAIILVVYGHVMRGLQVAGLISFDGVWGYVDYLVYTVHMPVFFVVSGFLYEGGRQREPADGEADRRDGMTGAAARPFWKPKLVTLAWPYVLWSTVHLTAQAIMSGSGVVNRDASIGRLASIGWDPVSPFWFLYALFIAFAASYLLQRYPARLVALIAFALLIAVHRLPVPGIVIDLFYGLVYFSIGRLVCAERLAGPLRSAVMLGLATAGFVVAGSIAYRYALDVRLATVGTLCGLIAFFMLSTILAHSPLRRPLVVLGRCTMGIYVMHILVIATVRAIGLKLLHLDLTAVIFVCIALAVALPLFAQVIANRLGVARFIGLQTKLDDVLWRRRRGAIAGE, from the coding sequence ATGCAGACCCAGAGGCTAGACGGGCTCGACATCGCCAAGGGCATTGCCATCATTCTCGTCGTCTATGGCCATGTGATGCGCGGGTTGCAGGTGGCCGGGCTCATCTCCTTCGACGGTGTCTGGGGCTATGTCGATTACCTCGTCTACACCGTCCATATGCCTGTTTTCTTCGTCGTCTCAGGCTTTCTCTACGAAGGCGGGCGGCAACGGGAGCCTGCCGATGGGGAGGCAGATCGTCGTGACGGGATGACTGGCGCCGCCGCGCGCCCGTTCTGGAAGCCGAAGCTCGTGACCCTGGCCTGGCCCTATGTGCTGTGGTCGACCGTGCATCTGACCGCACAGGCGATCATGAGCGGGTCGGGCGTGGTCAATCGCGATGCCAGCATCGGCCGGCTTGCCTCGATCGGCTGGGATCCGGTTTCACCCTTCTGGTTTCTCTATGCCTTGTTCATTGCTTTTGCCGCAAGCTATCTGCTGCAGCGTTACCCTGCGCGGCTGGTGGCGCTGATTGCCTTTGCGCTGCTGATCGCGGTACACCGTTTGCCGGTGCCCGGTATCGTCATCGACCTCTTTTACGGCCTGGTCTATTTCTCGATCGGACGGCTGGTGTGTGCCGAGCGGCTGGCCGGGCCGCTGCGCTCAGCGGTGATGCTGGGTCTTGCGACAGCGGGTTTTGTGGTCGCCGGCAGCATTGCCTATCGGTATGCGCTCGACGTGCGGCTGGCGACGGTCGGGACGTTATGCGGGCTGATTGCCTTCTTCATGCTGTCGACGATCCTGGCGCATTCGCCACTTCGCCGGCCGCTGGTGGTGCTCGGGCGCTGCACCATGGGCATCTATGTCATGCATATCCTTGTGATTGCGACCGTTCGGGCCATCGGGCTGAAACTGCTGCATCTCGATCTCACGGCCGTGATCTTCGTCTGTATTGCCCTTGCCGTGGCGCTGCCGCTGTTTGCTCAGGTGATCGCCAACCGGCTCGGCGTCGCCCGTTTCATCGGGCTGCAGACCAAGCTCGACGACGTTCTGTGGCGGCGGCGTCGGGGGGCGATCGCGGGGGAGTAA
- a CDS encoding DMT family transporter — protein sequence MTGAATTEKATKRLLPTDKATLGYLNGALGMLIFSASLPATRVAVQGFDPVFLTTARAAIAGLLALGVLLLLKIARPGRGDLVSLVVIALGVVVGFPLLTALALQHITSAQSLVFIGLLPLSTAVFGVLRGAERPKPVFWLFSLAGSLIVVGFAVTNGGPASLTGDLLMIAAILVCGLGYAEGGRLTRQMGGFAVIAWALVLALPVMLVLTVLLRPETFAGVTAGEWLGLAYVSLFSMLIGFVFWYRGLALGGIAAVGQLQLLQPFFGLALAALLLGERVSWGMGLATLAVVACVAGARRYGR from the coding sequence ATGACCGGCGCGGCGACGACGGAAAAAGCGACGAAGAGACTGTTGCCGACGGACAAGGCAACGCTCGGATACCTGAATGGTGCGCTCGGCATGCTGATCTTCTCGGCCTCGCTGCCGGCAACGCGGGTGGCGGTGCAAGGATTTGATCCGGTGTTTCTAACGACGGCGCGCGCCGCGATTGCGGGGCTTCTGGCGCTTGGCGTGCTGTTGCTGCTGAAGATCGCGCGTCCGGGGCGAGGGGATCTGGTCTCGCTCGTGGTCATAGCCCTCGGCGTCGTGGTCGGCTTTCCGCTTTTGACGGCGCTTGCGCTCCAGCACATCACCTCGGCGCAGTCGCTGGTGTTCATCGGGCTTCTGCCTTTGTCGACTGCCGTCTTCGGCGTCTTGCGCGGGGCGGAGCGGCCGAAGCCGGTGTTCTGGCTCTTCTCGCTGGCCGGAAGCCTGATCGTTGTCGGCTTTGCGGTGACGAATGGCGGGCCGGCTTCCCTGACGGGAGACCTGCTGATGATTGCCGCGATCCTGGTCTGCGGGCTGGGTTATGCGGAGGGCGGGCGGCTCACGCGGCAGATGGGTGGCTTTGCCGTGATCGCCTGGGCGCTGGTGCTGGCACTGCCCGTCATGCTGGTGCTGACCGTGTTGCTGAGGCCCGAGACTTTCGCCGGTGTTACGGCGGGCGAGTGGCTGGGGCTTGCCTATGTTTCGCTGTTTTCCATGTTGATCGGCTTCGTCTTCTGGTATCGCGGTCTGGCGCTTGGCGGCATTGCCGCAGTTGGCCAGCTTCAGCTGCTGCAGCCGTTCTTCGGGCTTGCGCTCGCGGCACTGCTGCTCGGTGAGCGGGTGAGCTGGGGCATGGGGCTGGCGACGCTGGCGGTTGTTGCCTGCGTGGCAGGGGCGCGGCGTTACGGACGGTAA
- a CDS encoding PLP-dependent aminotransferase family protein, with the protein MDARAAGHPETTETFAGRTAGVMAAIRARIASRSLGPGAKLPSIRKAADLFGVSPSTVVEAYERLAADGVIHARPGSGFYVTSPQAPLVLADLGPRLDRAVDPFWVTRQSLEAPLDALKPGCGWMPPDWMPEQDLRKALRSLSRADTSRLTDYSTPLGLLPLRQHLVRRMAESGIEAAAAQVLLVESGTQAIDLVCRFLLEPGDTVLVDDPCYFNFLALLRAHRAKIVGVPFTPNGPDLDAFAGAVATHRPRLYVTNSAFHNPTGASLSPATAHRLMKIAEASDLTIIEDDIFADFEQQPAPRLAALDGLQRVIHVGSFSKTLSAATRIGYIAARPDWIEGLTDLKIASSFAGPALASELVLSVLKDGSYRRHLQSLRSRLAAAIGEARKRLARLGITPWIEPRGGLFLWCTLPDGQDATDVARLALAEGVVLAPGNVFSASQNAPSMMRFNAAQCANPHIFKVLEKALPAKS; encoded by the coding sequence ATGGACGCCCGCGCCGCTGGCCATCCCGAGACGACAGAGACCTTCGCCGGCCGCACGGCGGGCGTCATGGCTGCCATCCGTGCCCGCATCGCATCCCGCAGTCTCGGTCCCGGCGCAAAACTTCCGTCGATCCGCAAGGCTGCCGATCTCTTCGGCGTCTCCCCGTCCACCGTGGTCGAGGCCTACGAGCGTTTGGCGGCCGACGGTGTCATTCACGCCCGCCCAGGCTCCGGCTTTTACGTGACGTCGCCTCAGGCGCCCCTGGTGCTGGCAGATCTCGGCCCCCGCCTGGACCGTGCCGTCGATCCCTTCTGGGTCACCCGGCAGTCGCTCGAAGCCCCGCTCGACGCTCTGAAACCAGGCTGCGGCTGGATGCCGCCGGACTGGATGCCGGAACAGGATCTGCGCAAGGCTCTGCGCAGCCTGTCACGCGCCGACACATCCCGCCTGACCGATTACAGCACCCCGCTCGGCCTCTTGCCCCTACGCCAGCATCTCGTGCGCCGCATGGCCGAAAGCGGCATCGAGGCCGCGGCCGCTCAGGTGCTGCTCGTCGAGAGCGGCACACAGGCGATTGATCTCGTCTGCCGTTTCCTGCTCGAACCGGGCGATACGGTGCTTGTCGATGATCCCTGCTACTTCAACTTTCTTGCCCTGCTTCGTGCCCACCGGGCAAAGATCGTCGGCGTCCCCTTCACCCCCAACGGCCCGGATCTCGATGCCTTTGCGGGCGCCGTCGCCACGCACCGGCCGCGCCTTTACGTCACCAATTCCGCCTTCCACAATCCGACCGGGGCCAGCCTCTCTCCCGCCACCGCCCATCGTCTGATGAAGATCGCCGAGGCGTCCGACCTCACCATTATCGAGGACGATATCTTCGCCGATTTCGAACAGCAGCCCGCTCCACGGCTGGCAGCCCTTGATGGCCTGCAGCGCGTCATCCATGTCGGAAGTTTCTCGAAGACGCTCTCGGCGGCCACGCGCATCGGCTATATCGCCGCCCGCCCTGACTGGATCGAAGGCCTGACGGATCTCAAAATCGCCTCCTCCTTCGCCGGACCGGCGCTGGCGTCGGAACTGGTCCTTTCGGTCCTGAAGGACGGCAGCTATCGCCGGCATCTTCAGTCGCTGCGCAGCCGGCTTGCTGCCGCGATCGGCGAGGCCCGCAAGCGCCTCGCCCGCCTTGGCATCACACCCTGGATCGAGCCACGCGGCGGACTGTTTCTCTGGTGCACCCTGCCGGATGGCCAAGATGCCACGGACGTAGCCCGCCTCGCGCTTGCCGAAGGCGTCGTTCTCGCCCCCGGCAACGTCTTCTCTGCCTCCCAGAATGCCCCATCGATGATGCGGTTCAATGCGGCCCAGTGCGCCAATCCGCATATCTTCAAGGTGCTCGAAAAGGCCTTGCCCGCAAAGTCATAG
- a CDS encoding DUF2798 domain-containing protein — protein MSSSFKLAVLTALMMSFVMSLFFAGLFTFVAFGPTPQWLGAWAKGLGLGWPLGFALAMLIGQPVRALALRLSGGSGKG, from the coding sequence ATGTCCTCATCCTTCAAACTTGCCGTGCTGACGGCGCTTATGATGTCATTTGTCATGTCCCTGTTCTTCGCAGGGCTCTTCACCTTTGTTGCCTTTGGACCGACCCCTCAATGGCTGGGCGCCTGGGCAAAGGGGCTGGGTCTTGGCTGGCCGCTCGGCTTTGCCCTGGCGATGCTCATCGGCCAGCCGGTGCGGGCGCTCGCACTGCGGTTATCGGGGGGCTCCGGAAAAGGCTGA
- a CDS encoding ATP-dependent Clp protease proteolytic subunit, whose product MNEDEDDKSKELPIGKETEANLFKSRSIFIYGGITMELAQKVCTQLVALAAASDEDIRVFVCSPGGHVEAGDAIHDMIKFIKPKVWIIATGWAASAGSLIFVAVPKERRLALPNTRFLMHQPSGGTRGMASDIEIQAREIIKMNQRLIKIYAKATGQSEEKIAKDIDRDYWLSAEDAVTYGLVGRIIDSHADIG is encoded by the coding sequence ATGAACGAAGACGAAGACGACAAGAGCAAGGAACTGCCGATCGGCAAGGAAACGGAAGCGAACCTCTTCAAGTCGCGTTCGATCTTCATCTATGGCGGCATCACCATGGAACTGGCGCAGAAGGTCTGCACGCAGCTCGTTGCCCTTGCTGCCGCATCGGATGAAGATATCCGCGTGTTCGTCTGCTCGCCGGGCGGCCATGTGGAAGCCGGCGACGCGATCCATGACATGATCAAGTTTATCAAGCCGAAGGTCTGGATCATCGCGACTGGCTGGGCCGCTTCTGCCGGTTCGCTGATTTTCGTCGCCGTTCCCAAGGAACGCCGCCTGGCGCTGCCGAACACCCGCTTCCTGATGCACCAGCCGTCTGGCGGCACGCGGGGCATGGCGTCCGACATCGAGATCCAGGCCCGCGAAATCATCAAGATGAACCAGCGCCTGATCAAGATCTACGCCAAGGCGACCGGCCAGTCGGAAGAGAAGATCGCCAAGGACATCGACCGCGACTACTGGCTGTCTGCTGAAGACGCCGTGACCTATGGTCTGGTCGGCCGGATTATCGACAGCCATGCCGATATCGGCTGA
- a CDS encoding HD-GYP domain-containing protein produces the protein MATQIRLAEIIEALSHALDLTEGQPPGHCIRCCFIGTRIGKALGLPEEALRDLYYTLLLKDLGCSSNAARICELYMADDLKFKRDFKLVDGSFPQVLKFVLSHTGMEAGLAERFRGLLNILKNGGEFASSLIQTRCQRGAEIARQMRFSEEVARGILDLDEHVDGGGQPAGLKGAQIHLFARIALMAQVIDVFFVNAGPEAALAEVRKRAGTWFDPDLVSLFETLATPVFFAELGADGLERYVLALEPGRQAMMADEDYLDDIAAGFARVVDAKSPYTSGHSDRVALFTDLIAEELGMPPAERRRLKRAALLHDIGKLGVSNSVLDKPGRLEGEEWQQMKRHAEFSETILSRIAAFSDLALIGGAHHEKLDGSGYPRGLKGDEISFETRIVATADVFDALTADRPYRAAMPVEKALSILWEGAGRHHDETCIAALERALSKAELKAA, from the coding sequence ATGGCGACACAGATCAGGCTTGCAGAGATCATTGAGGCACTCAGCCACGCGTTGGATCTGACCGAAGGCCAGCCGCCCGGCCATTGTATCCGCTGCTGCTTCATCGGCACCCGCATCGGCAAGGCGCTCGGCCTGCCGGAAGAGGCGTTGCGCGATCTCTATTACACGCTGCTCCTGAAGGATCTCGGCTGCTCTTCCAATGCAGCCCGAATCTGCGAGCTCTATATGGCGGATGATTTGAAGTTCAAACGCGACTTCAAGCTGGTCGACGGCTCCTTCCCCCAGGTCCTGAAATTCGTCCTTTCCCATACGGGCATGGAAGCGGGCCTGGCCGAGCGCTTCCGGGGCCTCCTCAACATCCTGAAGAATGGCGGCGAATTCGCCAGCAGCCTGATCCAGACCCGCTGCCAGCGTGGCGCAGAAATCGCCCGGCAGATGCGTTTTTCGGAAGAAGTGGCGCGAGGCATCCTCGACCTCGACGAACATGTCGACGGCGGTGGTCAGCCTGCAGGACTGAAGGGCGCGCAGATCCATCTCTTCGCCCGCATCGCCCTGATGGCACAGGTGATCGATGTCTTCTTCGTCAATGCCGGGCCAGAAGCGGCACTCGCCGAAGTGCGCAAACGCGCCGGCACCTGGTTCGACCCCGACCTCGTCTCGCTGTTTGAAACGCTCGCTACCCCGGTCTTCTTCGCCGAACTCGGCGCCGACGGGCTGGAACGGTATGTTTTGGCCCTTGAACCCGGACGACAGGCGATGATGGCCGACGAGGACTACCTCGACGACATCGCCGCCGGATTTGCCCGCGTCGTCGACGCGAAAAGCCCCTACACCTCCGGCCATAGCGATCGGGTCGCGCTCTTCACCGACCTCATCGCGGAGGAACTCGGAATGCCGCCTGCCGAGCGCCGTCGCCTGAAGCGCGCAGCCCTCCTGCATGATATTGGCAAACTCGGCGTCTCCAACAGTGTGCTCGACAAGCCCGGCCGCCTGGAAGGTGAGGAGTGGCAGCAGATGAAGCGCCACGCGGAGTTCTCTGAAACGATCCTGTCGCGCATCGCGGCTTTCTCCGACCTCGCGCTGATCGGTGGTGCCCATCACGAAAAGCTCGACGGTTCAGGCTATCCGCGCGGCCTGAAAGGCGACGAGATCTCTTTCGAGACCCGCATCGTCGCCACGGCGGATGTGTTCGACGCGCTCACCGCCGACCGCCCCTATCGTGCGGCCATGCCGGTCGAAAAGGCACTCTCCATCCTCTGGGAGGGCGCCGGCCGGCATCATGACGAGACCTGCATCGCGGCGCTGGAACGAGCCCTGTCGAAAGCCGAGCTGAAGGCTGCGTGA
- a CDS encoding avidin/streptavidin family protein, whose translation MFVGGVMRLATFLLACILGATALSAASKAGAASSKGVLTGTSTWIGSHGSVMVLDVAGDGAIHGYYVNNAPGKGCRGIPYDLSGQLTERAISFHVSWRNGVADCLTETQWQGRLQPSRNGGVEMVTEWQRSSTLAPFKKPKTAFEEGTDMFTLQINPGVQFKLDY comes from the coding sequence ATGTTCGTTGGGGGCGTCATGAGGCTGGCTACATTCCTGTTGGCGTGCATTCTTGGGGCAACGGCGTTGTCGGCTGCGTCGAAAGCCGGTGCTGCTTCCTCCAAAGGTGTCCTTACCGGCACTTCCACCTGGATTGGCAGCCACGGCTCCGTCATGGTTCTGGATGTGGCAGGCGACGGCGCGATCCATGGCTATTACGTCAACAACGCACCGGGCAAAGGGTGTCGCGGGATCCCCTACGATCTCAGTGGTCAACTGACCGAACGGGCGATCTCCTTTCACGTCAGCTGGCGAAACGGCGTGGCGGATTGCCTGACGGAAACGCAGTGGCAGGGACGTCTGCAGCCATCACGCAACGGTGGCGTGGAAATGGTCACGGAGTGGCAACGCAGCTCGACCCTTGCTCCGTTCAAAAAGCCCAAGACGGCATTCGAGGAGGGAACGGATATGTTCACCCTCCAGATCAATCCCGGTGTGCAGTTCAAACTCGATTATTAG
- a CDS encoding Lrp/AsnC family transcriptional regulator produces the protein MQVSDKDRALLALLAENARMPVAELARRLDLSRSTVQARLERLEAQGVIAGYALRLSDAYQSGLIRAHVMITMAPKALTQVTAELTAIREVTALYSVNGPFDLIAIIAAPSISELDRLIDRIGELSGVERTLSSIILSTRIAR, from the coding sequence ATGCAGGTTTCGGACAAGGACAGGGCGCTTCTCGCACTGCTCGCGGAGAATGCCCGCATGCCGGTTGCGGAACTTGCGCGGCGGCTTGACCTCTCGCGCTCGACTGTCCAGGCGCGGTTGGAACGGCTGGAGGCGCAAGGCGTGATCGCCGGTTATGCGCTGCGCCTCTCCGACGCATATCAGAGCGGGCTGATCCGGGCGCATGTCATGATCACGATGGCGCCGAAGGCGTTGACCCAGGTCACGGCCGAGCTGACTGCCATCCGCGAAGTGACGGCGCTCTATTCGGTCAACGGCCCGTTCGATCTGATTGCCATCATCGCGGCGCCGTCGATTTCGGAACTGGACCGGTTGATCGACCGGATCGGCGAATTGTCGGGGGTCGAGCGGACGCTGTCGTCGATCATCCTGTCGACGCGGATCGCACGGTGA
- a CDS encoding saccharopine dehydrogenase family protein, whose product MKHITIIGAGKIGGAIARMLAETGDYAVTVADRSAEQLAKLDAHPAVSTKELDIADAAALDAALSGQFAVLSAAPFHLTGAIAESAARTATHYLDLTEDVATTRKVEELARGARSAFIPQCGLAPGFISIVANDLTKHFDTLDTVRMRVGALPQYPSNALNYNLTWSTDGLINEYIEPCEAIVEGKLTIVPAMEEREEFSLDGVTYEAFNTSGGLGTLAKTLDGRVRTMNYRTIRYPGHQAIIKALLNDFNLKNRRDVLKDLFENALPATMQDVVVIFVTVCGWKDGRYLQETYANKVYAGVVAGKKMSAIQITTAAGICTVLDLLADGTLPGVGFVRQEEIGLPAFLENRFGRVYDPDVMKVAKAG is encoded by the coding sequence ATGAAACACATCACCATCATCGGCGCCGGCAAGATCGGCGGTGCGATTGCGCGCATGCTGGCCGAGACAGGCGATTACGCCGTCACCGTCGCCGACCGCAGTGCCGAACAGCTGGCAAAACTCGACGCCCATCCGGCGGTCTCCACTAAGGAACTGGACATCGCCGACGCAGCCGCACTCGATGCCGCACTCTCGGGCCAGTTCGCCGTCCTCTCGGCCGCCCCCTTCCATCTGACTGGTGCGATTGCCGAAAGTGCCGCCCGCACGGCGACCCATTATCTCGACCTGACCGAGGATGTGGCGACGACCCGCAAGGTCGAGGAACTCGCCCGCGGTGCCCGGTCCGCCTTCATCCCGCAATGCGGCCTCGCCCCCGGCTTCATCTCCATCGTCGCAAACGATCTCACAAAGCATTTCGACACGCTGGACACGGTGCGCATGCGCGTCGGCGCCCTGCCGCAATATCCGTCGAATGCGCTCAACTACAATCTCACCTGGTCGACCGACGGCCTGATCAACGAATACATCGAGCCCTGCGAGGCAATCGTCGAGGGCAAGCTCACGATCGTGCCGGCCATGGAGGAGCGCGAGGAATTCTCGCTCGACGGCGTCACCTACGAAGCCTTCAACACCTCGGGCGGCCTCGGCACACTGGCCAAGACCCTCGACGGTCGCGTCCGCACGATGAACTACCGCACCATCCGCTATCCCGGCCATCAGGCGATCATCAAGGCGCTCCTCAACGACTTCAACCTGAAGAATCGCCGCGATGTCTTGAAGGACCTGTTCGAAAACGCCCTGCCCGCCACCATGCAGGACGTCGTCGTGATCTTCGTCACCGTCTGCGGCTGGAAGGACGGGCGTTACCTGCAGGAAACCTATGCCAACAAGGTCTATGCCGGCGTGGTTGCGGGAAAGAAGATGAGCGCCATCCAGATCACCACGGCGGCCGGCATCTGCACGGTCCTCGATCTGCTCGCCGATGGTACGCTGCCTGGAGTCGGTTTCGTCCGCCAGGAGGAAATCGGCCTGCCCGCCTTCCTCGAAAACCGCTTCGGCCGTGTCTACGATCCCGACGTCATGAAGGTCGCCAAGGCCGGCTGA